A genomic segment from Pelobates fuscus isolate aPelFus1 chromosome 7, aPelFus1.pri, whole genome shotgun sequence encodes:
- the LOC134568449 gene encoding oocyte zinc finger protein XlCOF6-like yields the protein MKKSFNNRTKDFNSEKSSIFSDSYMFSQEIVNINPKPFSCSESGRCFSHKETLARQQRTHTGEKRFSCSECGKCFINKSKLVRHQRTHTGEKPFFCSECGKYFVTKAVLVRHQKAHTGEKPFSCSECGKCFVTKAELVCHQRTHTGEKPFSCSECGKCFQQHSHLVCHQKTHTGETPFSCSECKKCFSKNAALVRHQRTHTGEKPFSCSECGKCFVTKAVLVCHQRTHTGEKPFSCSECGKCFRQHSNLASHRRTHTGEKPFSCSECGKCFLRKSVFVDHQRTHTGEKPFSCSECGKCFGQHSHLVSHQKTHTGEKPFSCSECGKCFGQHSTLVIHQRTHTGEKPFSCSECGKCFINKSKLVRHQRTHTGEKTFFCSECGKYFVTKAVLVRHQKAHTGEKPFSCSECGKCFVTKAELVCHQRTHTGEKPFSCSECGKCFQQHSHLVCHQKTHTGETPFSCSECKKCFSKNAALVRHQRTHTGEKPFSCSECGKCFLKKSVFVDHQRTHTGEKPFSCSECGKCFVQHSHLVSHQKTHTGEKPFSCSECGKCFGQHSTLVIHQRTHTGEKPFTCSECGKCFINKSKLVSHQRTHTGEKPFSCSECGKCFQQHSSLVSHQRTHTGEKPFSCSECGKCFRQHSSLASHRRTHTGEKPFSCSECGKCFRRKSVFVDHQRTHTGEKPFSCSECGKCFGQHSHLFRHQRTHTGEKPFSCSECGKCFGQHSHLVIHQRTHTGEKQFSCSECGKCFINKSKLVSHQRTHTGEKPFSCSECGK from the coding sequence ATGAAGAAATCTTTTAATAACAGAACCAAGGACTTTAACTCTGAAAAATCAAGCATTTTCTCAGATTCCTATATGTTCTCACAGGAGATAGTAAACATAAACCccaaaccattctcatgttctgaaagTGGAAGATGTTTTAGTCATAAAGAAACTCTTGCTAGACagcagagaactcacacaggagagaaacggttttcatgttctgaatgtggaaaatgttttatcaaTAAATCAAAACTTGTCCGTCATCagcgaactcacacaggagagaaacctttcttttgTAGTGAATGTGGAAAATATTTTGTCACTAAAGCAGTGCTTGTCCGTCATCAGAaagctcacacaggagagaaacctttctcatgttctgaatgtggaaaatgttttgtcactaaAGCAGAGCTTGTTTGTCATCAGCGAACTCACactggagagaaaccgttctcatgttctgaatgtggaaaatgttttcagCAACATTCACATCTTGTCTGTCATCagaaaactcacacaggagagacaccgttctcgtgttctgaatgtaaaaaatgtttcaGCAAAAATGCAGCGCTTGTGCGTCATCagcgaactcacacaggagagaaaccgttctcatgttctgaatgtggaaaatgttttgtaacTAAAGCAGTTCTTgtctgtcatcagagaactcacacaggagagaaaccgttctcatgttctgaatgtggaaaatgttttcggcAACATTCAAATCTTGCCAGTCAtcggagaactcacacaggagagaaaccgttctcatgttctgaatgtggaaaatgttttcttAGAAAATCAGTGTTTGTAGATCATCAAAGAACtcatacaggagagaaaccattctcatgttctgaatgtggaaaatgttttgggcaacattcacatcttgtcagtcatcagaaaacacacacaggagagaaaccgttctcatgttctgaatgtggaaaatgttttgggcaacATTCAACTCTTGTCATtcatcagagaacacacacaggagagaaaccgttctcatgttctgaatgtggaaaatgttttatcaaTAAATCAAAACTTGTCCGTCATCagcgaactcacacaggagagaaaactTTCTTTTGTAGTGAATGTGGAAAATATTTTGTCACTAAAGCAGTGCTTGTCCGTCATCAGAaagctcacacaggagagaaacctttctcatgttctgaatgtggaaaatgttttgtcactaaAGCAGAGCTTGTTTGTCATCAGCGAACTCACactggagagaaaccgttctcatgttctgaatgtggaaaatgttttcagCAACATTCACATCTTGTCTGTCATCagaaaactcacacaggagagacaccgttctcgtgttctgaatgtaaaaaatgtttcaGCAAAAATGCAGCGCTTGTGCGTCATCagcgaactcacacaggagagaaaccgttctcatgttctgaatgtggaaaatgttttcttAAAAAATCAGTGTTTGTAGATCATCAAAGAACtcatacaggagagaaaccattctcatgttctgaatgtggaaaatgttttgtgcaACATTCacatcttgtcagtcatcagaaaacacacacaggagagaaaccgttctcatgttctgaatgtggaaaatgttttgggcaacATTCAACTCTTGTCATtcatcagagaacacacacaggagagaaaccgttcacatgttctgaatgtggaaaatgttttatcaaTAAATCAAAACTTGTCAGTCATCagcgaactcacacaggagagaaaccgttctcatgttctgaatgtggaaaatgttttcaaCAACATTCAagtcttgtcagtcatcagagaactcacacaggagagaaaccgttttcatgttctgaatgtggaaaatgttttcggcAACATTCAAGTCTTGCCAGTCAtcggagaactcacacaggagagaaaccgttctcatgttctgaatgtggaaaatgttttcgtAGAAAATCAGTGTTTGTAGATCATCAAAGAACtcatacaggagagaaaccattctcatgttctgaatgtggaaaatgttttgggcaacATTCACATCTTttccgtcatcagagaacacacacaggagagaaaccgttctcatgttctgaatgtggaaaatgttttgggcaacATTCACATCTTGTCATTCATCagcgaactcacacaggagagaaacagttttcatgttctgaatgtggaaaatgttttatcaaTAAATCAAAACTTGTCAGTCATCagcgaactcacacaggagagaa